In Syngnathus scovelli strain Florida chromosome 10, RoL_Ssco_1.2, whole genome shotgun sequence, the following are encoded in one genomic region:
- the nek1 gene encoding serine/threonine-protein kinase Nek1 isoform X1: MDKYEKVKKIGEGSFGKAVLVKAKEDGHQYVIKEVSISGMSDKERQESRKEVAVLANMSHPNIVQYKESFEEGGCLYIVMDYCEGGDLFKKINSQSGMLFPEEQILDWFVQICLALKHIHDRKILHRDIKSQNIFLTKDGTVQLGDFGIARVLNSTVELARTCIGTPYYLSPEICENKPYNNKSDIWALGCVLYEMCTLKHAFEAGNMKNLVLKIIRGSYHPVSVHYSQELRTLLAQLFQHNPRERPSVGSILDKAFLSCRIQKFLSPKVIAQEFRHAFIHKQPKLGVHQGSAAKHPAHASIAATAGATSAGKITKPACKYGVPLTAKKVSGTIKAKDRRTAIKHKAAPASVHRRVSQGEEERRKQELIRKRRMELIDKEKKQQEQMLLKAEQMKRYEKEKMSRINYAREQGWKNDMMSSIGSPERKCYLGGGKKAGAGASATLSRNPYEKYHAALDQMAQRHSIGGEGSAAGPGSPVRGVPAAAGPVLPNGRGPLVNPDAVKKELQRLQDVSKQAHMSRLRTPIPVERAYQVEEFLQRKREAVLNKVRAEGQLGTGQYRALIYGAQVGSAHLTRPRVNKEEEEYLTRLRQIRLQNFNERQQIKARLRGEKYDSDGSDSQESTEEAELRRKKIVAFKAQANARAAVLKEQLERKRREANEREKKAWDDHFAAQEDVTSTTSQATTVKSSVLPESQAPVIPMTVALKNVGAVGAVGAVGAVGAVGAVGAVGAVGAMTLLKENLPGTDAVMVVQSEKKQILNRLNENFKAQSPADEVPESTAAAAKEQTSAFQQKVPDVENHHSVEQKKRDPAQAPVLQPTSEDLCATASFSPADGPPSGGDRKKWDEGLPFVLSVAQQTLEETCIPTIEQTVGEVIQMAEGQRKLWQMSPDCQILKVLHEAEVQPLTQSLETLGVEAFPSPDKPKQIVAELATATPQEDVSSKDRTPPTVEAEVQTERITSYPENVSDVEGHVQRASSIAEIQDQDVELMVLEDVPKASHISVGLLHLAWEKQDQQPLLPKDDLKQGAAAGKEAAGELDGFSEPLFVKACSPAHRRTSALALLSAQASVDQSSSLVSRSRSVSPLHSKQQRALLIGLSTGLFDANNPKMLRTCSLPDLSRVFSSERDSGVAMEDCVAPNANGEDEDEDQDRAKDDEQSETDAYEDEDLQDIRASMERLLQEESDLMSKLPHDGRGDFNGNATVRRDQDLFNSIIVELEQGNDKMAVGEDDDDDVEEEEEEEDEEDEECSNGSAMEAGELLSNGAGEENHTGKQQQQQQLDEEWQSDNSEEDPEGQSELYDSIYSRLEEHRFNLEQQMGFEKFIEAYNHIKAIRDDEDDNIDLGSSLAFRILGNEHQHLYPNILHLVMADGAYQEGNDKRLEKWSHWQS, encoded by the exons ATGGACAAGTATGAAAAGGTGAAGAAAATTGGGGAAGGTTCATTTGGAAAGGCTGTCCTTGTCAAAGCCAAGGAGGATGGCCACCAATATGTCATCAAAGAAGTCAGCATATCTGGG ATGTCAGACAAAGAGCGGCAGGAATCTCGTAAAGAAGTTGCAGTTCTTGCAAACATGAGTCATCCAAACATTGTCCAGTATAAAGAGTCTTTTGAAG AAGGGGGGTGTCTGTATATTGTTATGGACTACTGTGAGGGTGGCGATCTCTTTAAGAAGATAAATTCTCAGAGCGGAATGCTTTTCCCAGAGGAGCAA ATTCTCGATTGGTTTGTGCAGATATGCTTAGCCCTGAAACACATCCATGATAGAAAGATCCTTCACAGGGACATCAAATCGCAG AACATATTTTTGACAAAAGATGGCACTGTGCAACTTGGCGACTTTGGGATTGCAAGGGTGCTTaatag CACGGTCGAACTTGCAAGAACGTGTATCGGAACCCCTTATTACCTTTCCCCGGAGATCTGTGAAAATAAACCGTACAACAACAAAAG TGATATTTGGGCTCTGGGCTGTGTCCTGTATGAGATGTGCACCCTTAAACATGCT TTTGAGGCTGGAAATATGAAGAACCTGGTCCTGAAGATCATCCGTGGCTCATACCATCCTGTGTCTGTTCATTACTCCCAAGAACTGCGCACTCTTTTGGCCCAGCTTTTTCAACACAACCCTCGAGAAAGACCTTCAGTCGGCAGCATCCTGGACAAAGCTTTCCTCTCTTGCAGAATCCAAAAGTTCCTCAGCCCAAAG GTTATTGCTCAGGAATTCCGCCACGCTTTCATTCACAAGCAGCCTAAACTAGGCGTCCATCAGGGCTCGGCAG CCAAGCATCCTGCCCATGCTTCCATAGCAGCAACAGCAGGAGCAACCTCTGCGGGCAAAATTACCAAACCAGCATGCAAATACGGAGTGCCTTTAACTGCCAAGAAGGTGTCGGGAACAATCAAAGCCAAAGACAGGAGGACGGCTATTAAACATAAAGCG GCACCGGCATCTGTCCACCGAAGAGTAAGTCAAGGGGAAGAAGAGAGACGCAAACAG GAGTTGATCCGAAAGAGAAGGATGGAGTTGATTgataaagaaaagaaacagcaagagcag ATGTTGTTGAAAGCAGAGCAAATGAAGCGCTACGAAAAAGAAAAG ATGAGTCGCATTAACTATGCCAGGGAGCAAGGCTGGAAAAATGACATGATGTCAAGTATTGGAAGCCCAGAGAGGAAG TGTTATTTAGGTGGTGGAAAAAAGGCTGGTGCAGGTGCAAGCGCTACTCTGAGTAGAAATCCGTATGAAAAGTACCACGCCGCCCTCGATCAAATGGCTCAACGACATTCAATCGGCGGGGAGGGATCGGCGGCCGGGCCGGGCTCTCCCGTTCG GGGTGTCCCGGCCGCTGCCGGCCCCGTGCTTCCCAATGGCCGCGGCCCGCTCGTCAACCCCGACGCAGTCAAAAAAGAACTACAGAGACTGCAGGACGTTTCCAAACAAGCCCATATGAGCAG GCTGAGGACGCCTATTCCTGTCGAGCGAGCGTATCAGGTTGAGGAGTTTTTACAGCGTAAAAGAGAAGCCGTGCTCAACAAAGTCCGGGCCGAAGGGCAATTG GGTACTGGTCAATACAGGGCGCTAATCTATGGAGCTCAAGTTGGTTCGGCTCATTTAACGAGGCCCAGAGTCAACAAAGAGGAGGAG GAATACTTAACAAGGCTCAGGCAGATCCGCTTGCAGAATTTCAATGAGCGCCAGCAGATCAAAGCTCGACTTAGAGGAGAAAAG TACGATAGCGACGGTTCAGACAGTCAGGAGTCGACTGAGGAGGCGGAACTCAGGCGCAAAAAGATAGTGGCTTTTAAA GCCCAGGCTAATGCCCGTGCCGCTGTATTGAAAGAGCAGTTAGAAAGGAAGCGACGAGAGGCTAATGAAAGGGAAAAGAAGGCATGGGATGACCAT TTTGCAGCTCAGGAAGACGTCACGTCGACCACCTCGCAAGCCACGACTGTCAAAAGTTCGGTCCTGCCAGAATCTCAAGCTCCCGTTATACCCATGACTGTCGCCCTGAAGAATGTCGGAGCGGTTGGTGCAGTCGGAGCGGTCGGTGCGGTCGGAGCGGTCGGTGCAGTCGGAGCGGTTGGTGCAGTCGGAGCG ATGACGCTGTTAAAAGAGAACCTGCCTGGCACAGATGCGGTCATGGTCGTTCAG AGTGAGAAGAAGCAGATCTTGAATAGACTGAATGAAAATTTCAAAGCTCAGAGCCCTGCGGATGAAGTGCCGGAGTCCACAGCGGCTGCAGCCAAAGAGCAAACTTCGGCTTTCCAGCAGAAAGTGCCTGACGTAGAAAATCATCACTCCGTTGAACAAAAGAAGCGGGATCCGGCGCAAGCGCCTGTACTTCAACCAACCTCGGAGGATTTGTGTGCAACCGCATCCT TCTCTCCAGCCGATGGTCCACCTTCTGGCGGAGACAGGAAGAAATGGGATGAGGGACTTCCATTTGTTCTCTCTGTAGCCCAACAAACCCTAGAGGAGACATGCATCCCAACAATAG AACAAACTGTGGGTGAGGTGATACAGATGGCTGAAGGTCAAAGGAAACTTTGGCAAATGAGTCCAGACTGTCAGATACTCAAAGTACTTCATGAAGCAGAGGTTCAGCCGCTCACTCAGTCCTTGGAGACGCTCGGCGTAGAGGCCTTCCCTAGCCCCG ATAAGCCAAAGCAGATTGTCGCAGAGCTTGCAACGGCAACGCCGCAAGAGGACGTGAGCTCCAAGGACAGGACGCCTCCCACGGTTGAGGCCGAGGtacagacggaacgtattacCTCCTATCCAGAAAATGTTAGTGACGTGGAAGGACACGTACAGCGTGCGTCAAGCATTGCTGAGATCCAGG ATCAAGATGTGGAATTAATGGTTTTGGAGGACGTTCCTAAAGCATCCCACATTTCAGTGGGTCTGCTGCATCTCGCGTGGGAGAAGCAAGACCAACAGCCACT gtTACCGAAGGACGATCTAAAGCAAGGAGCGGCAGCGGGGAAAGAGGCTGCGGGAGAACTTGATG GTTTCTCCGAGCCCCTGTTTGTAAAAGCGTGCTCCCCAGCTCACAGACGCACGTCCGCTCTGGCCCTCCTCTCGGCTCAGGCTTCAGTGGACCAATCCTCTTCCCTGGTATCTCGCTCGCGCTCCGTCTCGCCTCTGCACTCCAAGCAGCAGCGCGCTCTCCTGATTGGACTCTCGACAGGCCTGTTTGACGCCAACAACCCCAAG ATGCTGCGCACGTGCTCGCTGCCAGACCTCAGTCGAGTCTTCAGCTCGGAGCGAGACTCTGGCGTTGCGATGGAAGACTGCGTGGCTCCAAACGCCAATGGGGAGGACGAGGACGAGGATCAGGACCGAGCCAAAGATGACGAGCAGTCGGAGACAGA TGCATACGAGGATGAAGACCTGCAGGACATCAGGGCGTCCATGGAGCGACTGCTGCAAGAAGAAAGTGACCTCATGAGCAAACTTCCACATGATGGAAGAGGAGACTTTAATGGAAATGCTACAGTTCGCCGAGACCAAGACCTTTTCAACAGCATCATTGTAGAACTTGAGCAGGGAAACGATAAGATGGCTGTaggtgaagatgatgatgatgatgtggaagaagaagaagaagaagaagatgaggaggatgaagaaTGCTCAAACGGAAGCGCCATGGAAGCAGGAGAGCTGCTCAGCAATGGTGCGGGAGAAGAGAACCACACtggcaagcagcagcagcagcaacaacttgATGAAGAATGGCAGTCGG AcaacagtgaggaggacccggaAGGACAGAGTGAGCTTTACGACAGCATCTACAGTCGCTTGGAGGAGCATCGCTTCAACTTGGAGCAGCAGATGGGCTTTGAGAAGTTCATTGAGGCCTATAATCACATCAAA GCAATacgtgatgatgaagatgataatATCGATCTGGGCTCCAGTTTGGCCTTCCGCATTTTGGGGAATGAGCACCAGCATCTGTATCCAAACATCCTTCATCTTGTGATGGCAGATGGCGCATACCAAGAAG GCAATGATAAGCGTTTAGAGAAGTGGAGCCACTGGCAATCCTGA
- the nek1 gene encoding serine/threonine-protein kinase Nek1 isoform X3: MDKYEKVKKIGEGSFGKAVLVKAKEDGHQYVIKEVSISGMSDKERQESRKEVAVLANMSHPNIVQYKESFEEGGCLYIVMDYCEGGDLFKKINSQSGMLFPEEQILDWFVQICLALKHIHDRKILHRDIKSQNIFLTKDGTVQLGDFGIARVLNSTVELARTCIGTPYYLSPEICENKPYNNKSDIWALGCVLYEMCTLKHAFEAGNMKNLVLKIIRGSYHPVSVHYSQELRTLLAQLFQHNPRERPSVGSILDKAFLSCRIQKFLSPKVIAQEFRHAFIHKQPKLGVHQGSAAATAGATSAGKITKPACKYGVPLTAKKVSGTIKAKDRRTAIKHKAAPASVHRRVSQGEEERRKQELIRKRRMELIDKEKKQQEQMLLKAEQMKRYEKEKMSRINYAREQGWKNDMMSSIGSPERKCYLGGGKKAGAGASATLSRNPYEKYHAALDQMAQRHSIGGEGSAAGPGSPVRGVPAAAGPVLPNGRGPLVNPDAVKKELQRLQDVSKQAHMSRLRTPIPVERAYQVEEFLQRKREAVLNKVRAEGQLGTGQYRALIYGAQVGSAHLTRPRVNKEEEEYLTRLRQIRLQNFNERQQIKARLRGEKYDSDGSDSQESTEEAELRRKKIVAFKAQANARAAVLKEQLERKRREANEREKKAWDDHFAAQEDVTSTTSQATTVKSSVLPESQAPVIPMTVALKNVGAVGAVGAVGAVGAVGAVGAVGAVGAMTLLKENLPGTDAVMVVQSEKKQILNRLNENFKAQSPADEVPESTAAAAKEQTSAFQQKVPDVENHHSVEQKKRDPAQAPVLQPTSEDLCATASFSPADGPPSGGDRKKWDEGLPFVLSVAQQTLEETCIPTIEQTVGEVIQMAEGQRKLWQMSPDCQILKVLHEAEVQPLTQSLETLGVEAFPSPDKPKQIVAELATATPQEDVSSKDRTPPTVEAEVQTERITSYPENVSDVEGHVQRASSIAEIQDQDVELMVLEDVPKASHISVGLLHLAWEKQDQQPLLPKDDLKQGAAAGKEAAGELDGFSEPLFVKACSPAHRRTSALALLSAQASVDQSSSLVSRSRSVSPLHSKQQRALLIGLSTGLFDANNPKMLRTCSLPDLSRVFSSERDSGVAMEDCVAPNANGEDEDEDQDRAKDDEQSETDAYEDEDLQDIRASMERLLQEESDLMSKLPHDGRGDFNGNATVRRDQDLFNSIIVELEQGNDKMAVGEDDDDDVEEEEEEEDEEDEECSNGSAMEAGELLSNGAGEENHTGKQQQQQQLDEEWQSDNSEEDPEGQSELYDSIYSRLEEHRFNLEQQMGFEKFIEAYNHIKAIRDDEDDNIDLGSSLAFRILGNEHQHLYPNILHLVMADGAYQEGNDKRLEKWSHWQS, from the exons ATGGACAAGTATGAAAAGGTGAAGAAAATTGGGGAAGGTTCATTTGGAAAGGCTGTCCTTGTCAAAGCCAAGGAGGATGGCCACCAATATGTCATCAAAGAAGTCAGCATATCTGGG ATGTCAGACAAAGAGCGGCAGGAATCTCGTAAAGAAGTTGCAGTTCTTGCAAACATGAGTCATCCAAACATTGTCCAGTATAAAGAGTCTTTTGAAG AAGGGGGGTGTCTGTATATTGTTATGGACTACTGTGAGGGTGGCGATCTCTTTAAGAAGATAAATTCTCAGAGCGGAATGCTTTTCCCAGAGGAGCAA ATTCTCGATTGGTTTGTGCAGATATGCTTAGCCCTGAAACACATCCATGATAGAAAGATCCTTCACAGGGACATCAAATCGCAG AACATATTTTTGACAAAAGATGGCACTGTGCAACTTGGCGACTTTGGGATTGCAAGGGTGCTTaatag CACGGTCGAACTTGCAAGAACGTGTATCGGAACCCCTTATTACCTTTCCCCGGAGATCTGTGAAAATAAACCGTACAACAACAAAAG TGATATTTGGGCTCTGGGCTGTGTCCTGTATGAGATGTGCACCCTTAAACATGCT TTTGAGGCTGGAAATATGAAGAACCTGGTCCTGAAGATCATCCGTGGCTCATACCATCCTGTGTCTGTTCATTACTCCCAAGAACTGCGCACTCTTTTGGCCCAGCTTTTTCAACACAACCCTCGAGAAAGACCTTCAGTCGGCAGCATCCTGGACAAAGCTTTCCTCTCTTGCAGAATCCAAAAGTTCCTCAGCCCAAAG GTTATTGCTCAGGAATTCCGCCACGCTTTCATTCACAAGCAGCCTAAACTAGGCGTCCATCAGGGCTCGGCAG CAGCAACAGCAGGAGCAACCTCTGCGGGCAAAATTACCAAACCAGCATGCAAATACGGAGTGCCTTTAACTGCCAAGAAGGTGTCGGGAACAATCAAAGCCAAAGACAGGAGGACGGCTATTAAACATAAAGCG GCACCGGCATCTGTCCACCGAAGAGTAAGTCAAGGGGAAGAAGAGAGACGCAAACAG GAGTTGATCCGAAAGAGAAGGATGGAGTTGATTgataaagaaaagaaacagcaagagcag ATGTTGTTGAAAGCAGAGCAAATGAAGCGCTACGAAAAAGAAAAG ATGAGTCGCATTAACTATGCCAGGGAGCAAGGCTGGAAAAATGACATGATGTCAAGTATTGGAAGCCCAGAGAGGAAG TGTTATTTAGGTGGTGGAAAAAAGGCTGGTGCAGGTGCAAGCGCTACTCTGAGTAGAAATCCGTATGAAAAGTACCACGCCGCCCTCGATCAAATGGCTCAACGACATTCAATCGGCGGGGAGGGATCGGCGGCCGGGCCGGGCTCTCCCGTTCG GGGTGTCCCGGCCGCTGCCGGCCCCGTGCTTCCCAATGGCCGCGGCCCGCTCGTCAACCCCGACGCAGTCAAAAAAGAACTACAGAGACTGCAGGACGTTTCCAAACAAGCCCATATGAGCAG GCTGAGGACGCCTATTCCTGTCGAGCGAGCGTATCAGGTTGAGGAGTTTTTACAGCGTAAAAGAGAAGCCGTGCTCAACAAAGTCCGGGCCGAAGGGCAATTG GGTACTGGTCAATACAGGGCGCTAATCTATGGAGCTCAAGTTGGTTCGGCTCATTTAACGAGGCCCAGAGTCAACAAAGAGGAGGAG GAATACTTAACAAGGCTCAGGCAGATCCGCTTGCAGAATTTCAATGAGCGCCAGCAGATCAAAGCTCGACTTAGAGGAGAAAAG TACGATAGCGACGGTTCAGACAGTCAGGAGTCGACTGAGGAGGCGGAACTCAGGCGCAAAAAGATAGTGGCTTTTAAA GCCCAGGCTAATGCCCGTGCCGCTGTATTGAAAGAGCAGTTAGAAAGGAAGCGACGAGAGGCTAATGAAAGGGAAAAGAAGGCATGGGATGACCAT TTTGCAGCTCAGGAAGACGTCACGTCGACCACCTCGCAAGCCACGACTGTCAAAAGTTCGGTCCTGCCAGAATCTCAAGCTCCCGTTATACCCATGACTGTCGCCCTGAAGAATGTCGGAGCGGTTGGTGCAGTCGGAGCGGTCGGTGCGGTCGGAGCGGTCGGTGCAGTCGGAGCGGTTGGTGCAGTCGGAGCG ATGACGCTGTTAAAAGAGAACCTGCCTGGCACAGATGCGGTCATGGTCGTTCAG AGTGAGAAGAAGCAGATCTTGAATAGACTGAATGAAAATTTCAAAGCTCAGAGCCCTGCGGATGAAGTGCCGGAGTCCACAGCGGCTGCAGCCAAAGAGCAAACTTCGGCTTTCCAGCAGAAAGTGCCTGACGTAGAAAATCATCACTCCGTTGAACAAAAGAAGCGGGATCCGGCGCAAGCGCCTGTACTTCAACCAACCTCGGAGGATTTGTGTGCAACCGCATCCT TCTCTCCAGCCGATGGTCCACCTTCTGGCGGAGACAGGAAGAAATGGGATGAGGGACTTCCATTTGTTCTCTCTGTAGCCCAACAAACCCTAGAGGAGACATGCATCCCAACAATAG AACAAACTGTGGGTGAGGTGATACAGATGGCTGAAGGTCAAAGGAAACTTTGGCAAATGAGTCCAGACTGTCAGATACTCAAAGTACTTCATGAAGCAGAGGTTCAGCCGCTCACTCAGTCCTTGGAGACGCTCGGCGTAGAGGCCTTCCCTAGCCCCG ATAAGCCAAAGCAGATTGTCGCAGAGCTTGCAACGGCAACGCCGCAAGAGGACGTGAGCTCCAAGGACAGGACGCCTCCCACGGTTGAGGCCGAGGtacagacggaacgtattacCTCCTATCCAGAAAATGTTAGTGACGTGGAAGGACACGTACAGCGTGCGTCAAGCATTGCTGAGATCCAGG ATCAAGATGTGGAATTAATGGTTTTGGAGGACGTTCCTAAAGCATCCCACATTTCAGTGGGTCTGCTGCATCTCGCGTGGGAGAAGCAAGACCAACAGCCACT gtTACCGAAGGACGATCTAAAGCAAGGAGCGGCAGCGGGGAAAGAGGCTGCGGGAGAACTTGATG GTTTCTCCGAGCCCCTGTTTGTAAAAGCGTGCTCCCCAGCTCACAGACGCACGTCCGCTCTGGCCCTCCTCTCGGCTCAGGCTTCAGTGGACCAATCCTCTTCCCTGGTATCTCGCTCGCGCTCCGTCTCGCCTCTGCACTCCAAGCAGCAGCGCGCTCTCCTGATTGGACTCTCGACAGGCCTGTTTGACGCCAACAACCCCAAG ATGCTGCGCACGTGCTCGCTGCCAGACCTCAGTCGAGTCTTCAGCTCGGAGCGAGACTCTGGCGTTGCGATGGAAGACTGCGTGGCTCCAAACGCCAATGGGGAGGACGAGGACGAGGATCAGGACCGAGCCAAAGATGACGAGCAGTCGGAGACAGA TGCATACGAGGATGAAGACCTGCAGGACATCAGGGCGTCCATGGAGCGACTGCTGCAAGAAGAAAGTGACCTCATGAGCAAACTTCCACATGATGGAAGAGGAGACTTTAATGGAAATGCTACAGTTCGCCGAGACCAAGACCTTTTCAACAGCATCATTGTAGAACTTGAGCAGGGAAACGATAAGATGGCTGTaggtgaagatgatgatgatgatgtggaagaagaagaagaagaagaagatgaggaggatgaagaaTGCTCAAACGGAAGCGCCATGGAAGCAGGAGAGCTGCTCAGCAATGGTGCGGGAGAAGAGAACCACACtggcaagcagcagcagcagcaacaacttgATGAAGAATGGCAGTCGG AcaacagtgaggaggacccggaAGGACAGAGTGAGCTTTACGACAGCATCTACAGTCGCTTGGAGGAGCATCGCTTCAACTTGGAGCAGCAGATGGGCTTTGAGAAGTTCATTGAGGCCTATAATCACATCAAA GCAATacgtgatgatgaagatgataatATCGATCTGGGCTCCAGTTTGGCCTTCCGCATTTTGGGGAATGAGCACCAGCATCTGTATCCAAACATCCTTCATCTTGTGATGGCAGATGGCGCATACCAAGAAG GCAATGATAAGCGTTTAGAGAAGTGGAGCCACTGGCAATCCTGA